Proteins encoded within one genomic window of Chitinophaga parva:
- a CDS encoding DUF4133 domain-containing protein, translating into MSNTIYSINRGINKPIEFRGLKGQYISYLAIGLVCLLLVFAVGYIIGIPPYLWVAVTLILGFGLFSITFKYSHQYGQYGLMKKAAQRQIPTAIICRQRRTFLSLPKGGETPSATK; encoded by the coding sequence ATGTCCAACACTATCTATTCCATCAACCGGGGCATCAACAAGCCCATCGAATTCCGCGGCCTTAAAGGACAATATATTTCTTACCTGGCCATCGGCCTGGTATGTCTGCTGCTCGTTTTTGCCGTGGGTTATATCATCGGCATCCCACCCTACCTCTGGGTAGCCGTCACCCTTATACTCGGTTTCGGACTTTTTTCCATCACCTTCAAGTATAGCCACCAGTATGGTCAATACGGGCTGATGAAAAAAGCGGCCCAACGGCAAATACCCACGGCCATCATCTGTCGCCAGCGCCGGACCTTTCTTAGCCTTCCCAAGGGCGGCGAAACTCCGTCTGCCACCAAATAA
- a CDS encoding DUF4134 domain-containing protein has product MGRKYYVRLSILTLTALLNLVSLAAYCQDGAAGVTNATDEVKKYFSIGIDLMYAVGAVLGLIGATKVYTKWNSGDQDTSKVASQWFGSCIFLVVVATILRGFFKVA; this is encoded by the coding sequence GTGGGCAGAAAGTACTACGTAAGACTTTCTATCCTCACCCTTACAGCTCTTTTAAATCTGGTTTCCCTTGCAGCTTATTGCCAGGATGGCGCGGCAGGTGTTACCAATGCAACGGACGAAGTAAAAAAATATTTCAGTATCGGCATCGACTTAATGTATGCCGTGGGCGCGGTTCTCGGGCTCATCGGAGCTACAAAGGTGTATACTAAATGGAACAGTGGAGACCAGGATACCAGTAAGGTGGCCAGCCAGTGGTTTGGCAGCTGCATCTTCCTGGTAGTGGTGGCCACCATCCTGCGTGGCTTCTTTAAAGTAGCATAA
- a CDS encoding RteC domain-containing protein, producing MDRNLSQLTLEMLEVTGAILRNEGNSIRAISTNIAQINAYIERLNLYLDNHAFQDTQEEISFFKTIRPEFDGRLLLYVRLLHLESKCEMASTEEKLVFFQQERKRISQFSQLHRDFFRYFLTESTHLDNLYFTRSANDQLPFIDGDFPLFYDKRYYARMSFKIACIHSHRLMLSYLNDQQRTISPDGTSTTTPTERLVWTGSVTALAELIYGLQEYGVFNNTKVEVKKIARYFQEVFGVKIENTIYKYYEDMRIRKKSRTPFFDGVKNALLRRMDKDDEEAL from the coding sequence ATGGACAGGAACCTATCTCAACTCACCCTTGAGATGTTGGAGGTAACCGGCGCTATCCTAAGAAATGAAGGAAACTCTATTAGAGCCATCTCTACCAACATCGCCCAGATTAACGCCTATATTGAACGGCTTAACCTTTACTTGGACAATCATGCATTCCAAGACACACAGGAAGAAATCAGCTTCTTCAAAACCATCCGTCCAGAGTTTGATGGCCGCTTACTGCTTTATGTCCGGCTGTTGCACTTGGAAAGTAAGTGTGAGATGGCCTCCACCGAGGAAAAGCTAGTCTTCTTCCAACAAGAGCGAAAGCGCATCAGCCAGTTCTCTCAGTTGCACCGGGACTTCTTCCGCTATTTTCTCACGGAGTCCACACACCTGGACAACCTCTACTTCACCCGTAGCGCAAACGACCAGCTTCCATTTATCGATGGGGATTTCCCGCTGTTCTATGACAAGCGATACTATGCCCGCATGAGTTTTAAGATCGCCTGCATCCACAGTCACCGGCTGATGCTTTCCTATCTGAACGACCAACAGCGCACCATCTCCCCGGATGGTACCAGCACGACTACGCCCACTGAAAGGCTGGTGTGGACGGGTTCTGTAACAGCGCTGGCTGAGCTAATCTACGGGCTCCAGGAGTATGGCGTGTTTAATAACACCAAGGTGGAAGTAAAAAAAATTGCCCGCTACTTTCAAGAGGTCTTCGGCGTCAAGATTGAGAACACTATCTACAAATACTATGAAGACATGCGTATCCGCAAAAAAAGCAGGACCCCGTTTTTTGACGGCGTCAAAAATGCGCTCCTTCGGCGCATGGACAAGGACGATGAGGAAGCCCTGTAA
- a CDS encoding helix-turn-helix domain-containing protein, with amino-acid sequence MNDIPFEIYLSKNRRIEWIAGIPHNWPKGQMPGAESYYAEIKNKCLIVLKAIATSSGVCWFLYYEAREETTFLLKIKGDQYNMFYLMDGQVEYRSRAQVALATAGQLNIIRTSSVNHEVFLSKDNDMVSANLFIPFKMIKTYQHTFPSLASALLNLRDVKEATVFRWNVEDDGRLKQIAGRWWTEGLTASVRNTEMEKFVFNAFDLLEMSMVAESLSNEHQLESLRKVRARLLASLFHMHPPSLRELSQAVGMHGKMLERLFKASFGMSMLQFFLQARMEAIYRRLCCSLKPLAEIATEFGYEDYSNFSAAVRRRFDQTPSQIRQSAKRKD; translated from the coding sequence ATGAATGACATTCCTTTTGAAATCTACCTTTCCAAGAACCGGCGGATTGAGTGGATTGCTGGTATCCCCCATAATTGGCCCAAAGGACAAATGCCCGGTGCTGAGAGCTATTACGCTGAAATTAAAAATAAATGCCTGATTGTTTTAAAAGCTATTGCTACCAGTTCGGGCGTGTGCTGGTTCCTCTATTATGAGGCTAGGGAAGAAACGACCTTCCTGCTAAAAATAAAAGGCGACCAATATAATATGTTTTACCTGATGGATGGACAGGTGGAGTATCGAAGCAGAGCGCAGGTGGCCTTGGCAACAGCCGGCCAGCTAAATATCATTAGAACCTCATCTGTCAACCATGAAGTATTTCTGTCTAAGGATAATGACATGGTATCAGCCAATCTTTTTATCCCGTTCAAAATGATAAAGACCTATCAGCATACCTTCCCTTCGCTGGCGTCGGCTTTGCTTAACCTCCGGGACGTGAAGGAGGCGACCGTTTTTAGATGGAATGTGGAGGATGATGGTAGGCTTAAGCAGATTGCCGGCAGATGGTGGACCGAGGGCTTGACCGCTTCGGTGCGCAATACAGAGATGGAAAAGTTTGTCTTTAATGCCTTTGATCTGTTGGAAATGTCAATGGTAGCAGAAAGTTTGAGCAATGAGCACCAGCTGGAATCACTTCGCAAAGTAAGGGCCCGGTTGCTTGCCAGCCTTTTTCATATGCATCCACCATCACTAAGGGAATTGTCGCAGGCTGTCGGCATGCATGGTAAAATGCTGGAGCGCCTATTCAAAGCAAGTTTTGGCATGAGCATGCTCCAGTTTTTTCTCCAGGCCAGGATGGAAGCTATCTACCGGCGCTTATGCTGTAGCCTAAAGCCGCTTGCCGAAATAGCAACCGAGTTTGGCTATGAAGACTATTCCAACTTCAGTGCAGCAGTCCGACGAAGGTTTGATCAGACACCCTCCCAAATCCGCCAGTCAGCTAAAAGAAAAGACTGA
- a CDS encoding MauE/DoxX family redox-associated membrane protein has protein sequence MKRSTITVWLSLFFVVLFTYAAAMKLLTFAQFKSQLGLSPPLSAYASWLVVMVPALELASVAALLFPRTRLLGFYGVFSLMVMFTTYIIIILKFSQYVPCSCGGILQDMTWRQHLVFNIGATILAALGVLASPSWQGHRYVLGSWRL, from the coding sequence ATGAAAAGATCAACGATAACAGTGTGGCTATCGCTATTCTTTGTAGTCCTTTTTACGTATGCCGCTGCCATGAAGTTGCTAACGTTCGCCCAATTTAAATCGCAGCTCGGGCTTTCCCCGCCGCTCAGCGCTTACGCCAGTTGGCTGGTAGTGATGGTTCCTGCTTTGGAGCTGGCCAGCGTCGCTGCGCTGCTATTTCCAAGAACGAGACTGCTTGGCTTTTATGGAGTCTTTAGCCTCATGGTCATGTTTACTACATATATTATCATCATTCTAAAGTTTAGCCAGTATGTGCCCTGCAGCTGCGGTGGCATACTACAGGACATGACCTGGCGACAGCACCTGGTGTTTAACATTGGTGCTACGATACTGGCCGCCCTCGGCGTGCTGGCAAGTCCTTCTTGGCAGGGCCATCGTTATGTGCTTGGCTCATGGCGGCTTTGA